Below is a genomic region from Raphanus sativus cultivar WK10039 chromosome 4, ASM80110v3, whole genome shotgun sequence.
CCTGGCCCTAACTATCACTGTCGAGAGGTATAACTAGGTTTAAACTATACATATAAGTGGCATATGTGTTTATTCCGGTGAGTCTTTTGTGTTGCTTACAGGGTTCTGAGCTTGCCAGGTTGCCACGGCCACATAGCGTTCTTGAGGTTCTCTTGCTCAACTGTgagttttaaacatttttcttttccCTCTAACACATTTTCTGATGTCACACTTCTTCTTATGTCATAATACTCTGTTCTTGTCAGTTCCTCGTGGTGTGATATACGGATGTGGAGATTTGATTTTCTCGTCTCATATGATATTCACACTAGTCTTTGTCCTCACTTACCAGAAGTACGGTTCTAAAAGGTACCAACAAAACCTCCTCTATAAATGTCCTAACGATAACCGGAAAGTCATCTCATATCTTTGTTCTTTTTAGGTTCATAAAGCTGTTAGGTTGGGTCATAGCTATATTGCAAAGCCTCTTGATTATCGCGTCACGCAAACATTACACAGTCGATGTTGTGGTTGCTTGGTATACAGTGAACTTGGTTGTGTTCTTCCTCGACAAGAAACTACCAGGTCTGATCCTTTTGTCTTTCAGATTTTACTCGCAGAGGAAGTCCTCAGATTCTGATATGGTATTTTGTTTTCAACACAGAGTTGCCTGATCGGACAACGGTGTTGCTTCCGGTGAGCTCAAAAGACAGAACCAAAGAAGAGAATCACAAACTCTTGAACGGGAACGGTGTTGACCCTGCAGATAGGGTACACTTTCTGAACTAGTTACCAGTGACAAACCTTATTGAAAACTTGATCTTAATGTATAtaacttccttttttttttgtcagagaCCTAGGGCTCAAGTTAATGGTAAAGACAGCAATGGAGGTCACAGTGATAACGCTAACAATAGCGCATGAGAACGCAAGTTTATTTTCAGATCGTTATGTTTTTGATCAATTTGAATATATAGGATTATAAATCCAGAAAGGATCACG
It encodes:
- the LOC130511928 gene encoding phosphatidylinositol:ceramide inositolphosphotransferase 1, with amino-acid sequence MTFYIRREASKLWKRVCSEITTEIGLLADNWKYLLAGLLCQYIHGLAARGVHYIHRPGPTLQDLGYTVLPELGQDKSYISETVFTCVFLSFVLWTFHPFIIKSKKIYTVLIWCRVLAFLVACQFLRVITFYSTQLPGPNYHCREGSELARLPRPHSVLEVLLLNFPRGVIYGCGDLIFSSHMIFTLVFVLTYQKYGSKRFIKLLGWVIAILQSLLIIASRKHYTVDVVVAWYTVNLVVFFLDKKLPELPDRTTVLLPVSSKDRTKEENHKLLNGNGVDPADRRPRAQVNGKDSNGGHSDNANNSA